A segment of the Chlorogloeopsis sp. ULAP01 genome:
TGACTTCAGCCATCAGCAGTCCACTCAAAAAGCTGGCGATCGCTTTATTCCCCTCTGGTGGATTAGGATCGGGTACACGAGCAATTTCTTCGAGTTCATCTAGTTCTCGCATTTGTACTAACAGCTTTTTAACTTGCTCCTCTTTTTCTTCGTCGTTTAAGTCTGGATCGGCAAAGGCAATGATGAGTTTAATATTTGATGTAACTGCCATACTGCTGAATTTATTATCTAAGTTTAAGATACAGTATTTACACTGATCAGGTTTTACTTTATATAAATCATTGCAATAGCTGACAGTTACGCAAAACGGAGATTTTTATTTACTTAGTTCAAACTTTTCTTTCAAAAGAATATTGGCTAGCGATCGCACATAACTTAAACCACTACTTCAACCACACCCAACTGATACCAATTCAAGATAGAAATACGACAGATACTTAGGTTGGGTTATAGCTTGCTTCGTTGTAGGGGTACAAACTCAACCAAATGATTTTAATGATTTAATTGATTGGAATTATCTAGAATGCTTATAGAGTAAGGATTAAACGGAGAGAGAGGGATTCGAACCCTCGTTGAAGTTGCCCCCAAACAGCATTTCCAGTGCTGCGCCTTCAACCACTCGGCCATCTCTCCAGGCGTCACGATCTACTATCGTACAATAGGTTTCGACAAACTGCAATCAAATTTTATCCAAAATCCCAAATCCAAGATCAAAATGTCCCAGACACACACCATTACAGTTCACGATCGCGCCAAAGGCACAAAATACACCCTAGAAGTTCCCGATGATCGCTACATCCTGCACAGTTGTGAAAAACAAGGGGTAGAATTGCCTTTTTCCTGTCGCAATGGCGCTTGCACGACTTGTGCCGTTAGAGTACTCAAGGGAGAAATTTATCAACCAGAGGCTGTCGGGCTATCCCTGGAGTTACGCAATTCTGGTTATGCCCTGTTATGCGTCAGTTACGCCCGTTCTGACTTGGAAGTAGAGACA
Coding sequences within it:
- a CDS encoding 2Fe-2S iron-sulfur cluster-binding protein produces the protein MSQTHTITVHDRAKGTKYTLEVPDDRYILHSCEKQGVELPFSCRNGACTTCAVRVLKGEIYQPEAVGLSLELRNSGYALLCVSYARSDLEVETQDEDEVYELQFGRYFGKGKVRAGLPLDEE